The Syngnathus scovelli strain Florida chromosome 17, RoL_Ssco_1.2, whole genome shotgun sequence sequence taaCAATAATAGATCAAGTTTGATATTCTGCTGCCTTTGGatgctctttttattttttctatgaAGTAACCATATCCCTTTGACTCATTTCCCTTCTCTCCTATGTATCAGCTGTATAATGCATATTCCGAGTGTCAGACTGAGCTGCAACTGGAGAAGCAGGAGACCGCAAGGTTGAACAAAACGTTGGATGACATCCTCCGAGAGGTGGAATCCAAAGCACTTGTCCTCAGACGCCAGAAGGAGGAGTATGAGACCATGCAGGGCTCAGTGGCCTCCCTGTGGAATAAAGTGGAGCAGGCTCGAACGGTCTGACACAAAGTTATTCAATGCGTTCAATTAGTATGAAAACAGATTTCAATAATTTTGCATATTTCCTTAAATACAACTTGTATGTCATTATTAGGAGATCTACAGTTTGCAGAAAGAGAAGGACGAGACCAAGCAACGTTGTGACGAACTGGAGAAGGACAAGCTGAGGACAGAAAAACAACTGGACGATACATCTGCACAAGTAATTTGCATATAGTTACATACACAACAGTGATCCCTCACTATTTTGCAATACTTCCTTTCTCATACACTATTTGCATTAATCAAATATTTTCCTCAATGTGGTATTTCATTCCAGGTGTGTGTACTGCTAGTTGAACTTGAAGAAATCCGAGGTAATCAAGTGACCAAAGATGAAGGCAGTACATCTAATATTTCTGGCCAGGTCAACAGGCCGCATGAGATTTTTTACCGAAGTGTAGAGGAGCTTCAAATGCAAAACAGAAGCCTGCTGGGAAGGTTGAGGAAGTCTGAGGAGGAGAACACATTGCAACAAACCCATACAACATCAGCACGGTAATATTGCTATTACTATgtccttttgttttattttttattttattatttttaatgatgAGGCCTAGCTAATGCCAATACTAAATGTGAGCAAACACTCCTAATTCTAGAAAAGCATGATATAAGATTTaagatattattatttataatcacagatacattttcaaaatgttatTGCACACATCACACATGAATCCCCTTCATCATTTTATGCATGCTACTTTTTGTAATGACTTAAATCTGCGGTAAATAAATGCTACTTCATTAAGGAAATATTTCTGTCTGTTTCCGTGCAGTGTGTTAGAGTTGGAGACGAGTGTGGATAAACTTCAAAAGGAGCTCGAGCAGCTGAGAGAGCAGAAGAACCAGCAGAAGCAACTTGCTGACTCCAATGCGAGACAGAGAGACATGTACAAAGCCCTGCTATCACAAAGCACTGGATTTGACCTGCCCTCCCAAGGTGACATCTAGAACCCCATTTTAGACCATTTAATCAATTTATGCATCTTACATTATATGTCATAAAGTAAGAGTATatttctacacacacacaaaaaaaacagaaattacAGGTCTCATTGTGAAGATTTAATTAAACCTGACTGAAGTTTACCATTGAATTTGTGACAGCAAAACTCACATTCATCATTGTCAACATccaggcataaaaaaaaatggatcttTAGGAAGAAAGTCTAACTGTGAAAGGGTATAAATAAATGTGTataatttgacatttttccTGCGGTTCAGATATTTCCCACCCTGCACCCACTCAACCATCAGCCCCAGTAACTCGTTCAACACCTCATAGAGCTGCTGCGACTGCTGCTGCTGAGTCTACGCAAACCGCACAGGCTAAAGCTGCATTAAAGCAGGTAAAACAAACTGTTTTCTGGATAGACGTGGTATTCTAATTAAACATCTGTTTAACTCAAATTGCCTTTCCGCTCCTCTAGCTAAATGACTCCTTCACCTtgtataaaaaagaaaaggccGAGAACGACAAAATGGTGAATGAGGCTCATGACAGACTGGAGCGGGAGCTGACACAGGTTCGCTCCAGTAATGCCAAATTGACTTCTCAGTTGGAGTTCAGCAACAAAAGGTGGGGGCAAAATTACAATCCTGATAAATGTACCTTGTCAGACAGTGGTTAGAATTCTGTTCATTTTGTAATGTCTTTATGAATTGCTTTTTTTGTGGTAGGTATGAGATGCTCCAAGAGACTGTCACAGCGTTTCGTAGAGAGACCACAGCTCTCcaagacaggaaccaaaaaatgTCTATGACAGTCCAACGGCATGAGCACATTATCTACACTATGACACAGGACCTGCGGCAAGCTAATGAAAAACTGGCACTTGAGGAGGTCAGCATCAACAGCATAAATGTTTATAATAGTTTGTCGTATGTGGCCCCACTAGTTTGTTTGTCCCCTCAACTGCTATTACATACGTATTTTTGTCTAGGTGCGTGTTGAGAACTTGACTAAAGAGAGAGACATGTTAAAACAAGCAGAGAGTCGACTCAACCGAGAGAAAGAGGCCATGTTGGCTGAGCAACGTAACCAAAACCTACTACTCACCAACCTCAAGAGCATACAGGTAATATTGCCTGACACGTGTTTCAACTTTGTTCAAAAATATGTTGCTGACATGGTTGtgaaatttcacacttgatgagaAACTATTTGTAAGCAAACCAGGTCCATTTTCTATATGTcctctttgttttcattttcacttttgaatgcttttttcccccccctcaaTTGTATAGTTAACTATGGAGCGTACAGACGCAGACATTCGTCAACGACTCAACAGTAAGGTTGAGAATCTGGAAACAGAACTTGCCTCGATGAAGACTCGACTGGAGCAGGAAGTAGCCCAGAGACATACCCTTGGACGCAGTATGGATGTACATAACCTTAATCACCTTGTTATATCTAAATAGAACAAAGCTGTTCGATGGTAATCATTTCTTTTGTACGcatttccccccttttttttttgttttgtttgcaacCAGGCTCAGTTGGTCGAAGCTAAAAAACAACTTCAGACACAAAACACCTTGCAGCAGAAGACAAGAGAGATTTTGAGGAACTCCGAAAAGCAAGTGGCTGCTCTGAAAGCTCAACTGTCTTCCATCTCATCTGGGAGTGTTAGTACCCCAGCAACCAGAGCGGCAACTCTTAGAACACCTGTCAGAGGTAACAATTTCCTTTTAAGGGAAATAATGGAGTCGATGCTATGTCCCCCTTTTTCACCATTCCTACCTCTATATTTTCAGTGCGCTCTCCAGTTCAAACTTCTCAGCCTGGCCTGTCCGAGCTCGCAGAGGTCAAAAGTAATCTAAGTGCTGCAGAGGAACAAATTAGCAAACTAGCAGAGCAGCTAAAAATTGCTAATGCTACTGTTGACCAATACAGAGCTGTGGTACTGTCTTTGGAGGACAGTCTGAAGAATGAGAAAGCggtaaaattgatttttttttttttttttttgcaaacacgcacgcacagattAGCATTGACCCTTTTCTTGATGTCCTCTCAGCAACGCTCTCCTCTTGAGATGAGATTCAAGGAGTCACAAGACATTCAGAAGCAGCTGGAAAACAGAATAATAAAGGTGGAGATAATGAATCAGGAAGCACAAGAGGAGAAAAGGAAGGCTTTGGACGCACTTGAGAAACAAGTAGGTCTTGTCACACACTTGAGAAAATAGGAAAGCCACAAGGTTGTTAAATGAAGCTGTTGTCAGTAGCAATTCAACTGCAATTGCATGTGCTTCATAACATTTGCACTGCCAGTCTGAACTTATAACTTTACAGTGGTTTTTGTTCCATTCGTGCACTAACTTGccagaaaataaaaactaatTCTCCCCCGTGTGGTAACGGGACGTGAACTTTAAGCATCGGTAAAGAAAATGTAGTACTAAGCGTTCTCTTTTCTTGTCTTTTCCAGGTGAGTGACCTCCAGCGCAGTCTAAAAGCCAGCCAAGCGGATCAGCAGGAGGCGCTGGAGAGAGCTACTAAAGCTGTCACTCTGGAGCAGAAGGCCACACAGGAGAGCCTGTTGCaggtcattaataaacacacatTTACACACTTCCAGCAGAGCGCTGCGTTTCTCATTGAGCATGGCCACACTTCAAATATGTGGGAGGACTCCACCGCACTTCTACCCTCAATTTCAATTTGCTTTTGCATTGTCGAATAGATTTGTTAGTCTCCATGTTGCCAGTGTAACTCAATTAAATCAAGTAGATTAGTTTGTTATGCATATTTGTCTTTGTGCTGGTTTTACTATTACAAAATTGTTTGTTTTCCCTCTTAGACTAAGCAAGCTGGTGAGGCTCAAGCTAAGTACGAGCGAGAGCTGATGCTTCACGCAGCAGACGTGGAAGTCCTTAAGGAGTTAAAGAAAACATTGCAGCAAGAGGCAGCACGGAAGGGAGAGATGGAGGAGCAATTGAACAAGTGCGACTCACTTTTACAGGAGAAAACCACAAGCTGGACAACTTTGGAGAAGCAGCTGAAGGTGGGACTGTGGGAGGAATGACTCGGGAACTTTTACTCAGAGAACTATCACTTGTTTTGATTGAATTGTTGTCACTCATCGGCATTTACTTTGACTGCAACAGGATGAAGTGGCTAGTCAGAGTCGGCGCTGCGAAGAGCTGGTACACCAAAATGCTCTCCTGCATCAACAGATGGATGAAATGGCTGCAAGGATTCGTGAACAGCAACCACAACAGGAGCTTGACGTCTCATTTAACGAGGTTGAACAGATACAAGAAGTGCTCAGGTATATTGGTGTAACCTGCACATGAAAAGATGGTTGAGGAAGTGCGGTTCAAATTTACCAGTTCCCATGATTGAGTCAGATGGTTCATTTTGTTTAGCAGCAACCAATTcaatttgaaaagcaaatcTATGCATAATGTAGGTTTGTGCGGAAAGAGAAGGAAATTGCTTTGGCCCGATATGAGGCCTCTGAAGGAGAGGCTCGCCGCTACAAACAGCAAATGGAACACCAAAACCAGGAACTTAAGGAGCTTCAGGAAGCTCTGAATGCTGAGCGAGAGAAACTGCAGGTGGGAAATGAATGAATTTTGAACATCTCATTTCTGATTATTAGTTTGAACATTTGCAGAATATGGTATGTGAGAAAGGCTTGACTATAAAAAGATCCAAACACACATTTTGTCATGCTCTCAGAACACAGTAAAGACCCTGGCTCATAAAGAGACTCAACTGAAGAACATAGCCAATATCAGCACACTCCAAGAGACCATCAAGATGCTGAAAATGGAGAGAGAGAAATTGGACCATGAACTACAGCATGCGCAGGCAAAAGTAAACTTATCTTCTGGTTACTGTTTTGTCTtgtatacagtatatgttgcaTACCAAATTTCTTCATCCAGCACATAGTGCAAGATGTATGCCACtgttgtcatttatttatttaactttaaTTTAGCCAATTGAAAGCAGATTCTCATTTAAAATGACAATCTTTACCAAACAGCTAAATGGTCAAAATCACAATTTAGATTTCTGTTATGGATAATATACCAGTACTGTAACAAAACTAAGGATTGTCTTGAATTCTACTCAGCTGCATTCtaactcctctttttttttttttttccatctgtcAATCAGGTAAAGAAACTAGAGTCCAACATTAGCCCACTGCATGAGTCATTATCTCACCTTTCTGACAGAAACGGCTCTCTGCAGGCTGATAAAAGGTTGTTAGAAGAAGACATCAAACACTTGAAGGCCAAAGTACAGGTTGGTCTTGAGTACATTTCGTCGTGATGGTGAAGGACTAGTAGCTTTATCCCGTAGAGCTGaggtctcaaactcaatttcCGTGTGAGACATGTCAGGGTGCTCCTGTTCTCAACGCTCTTATTTTTCTTGAAATGATCTGTTCCCATTTCCAACTTCTTTTTACAGCCGGGTTCAAATAATATATGACAGTCCCAAATTCCTTCCGCTTTGTGTCACGTCAGAATTAGGTTTTGCCCAAAACTGACATGAGCCTGCGCTATGGTAGTTTGTAAGGTATTTCTTAAAAAGATCAACACACATTAAATCTGCATTTTCAATCCCTCCATCTCAACAGCAACTTGTTAGCCAGCAGAAAGATGGTGATGCTGAGGAAAAGCAAAAACTCACCGCTGAGAGAGAAGCACAGCAGAGGCGCATCACCCAGCTTGTTGAAGAGACAGCCAAGCTGAAGACTGAGCTAACcaggtaaaaacaaaaaatggaatCATGTCATCAACATGTCGTACTTTTTGATACTATTATCAGATGACCCAAGTTGCATATATCTACACGCCTTATTTGTGTAGTGGGGCTCTATTGGTCAAAATAAAAGTCCATTCTATGTCCTAAATAATTTCATATCATCCCAGATCCAGCACCAGCACTAATTCAGCCCAGTCTCATCTGAAAAGCCTAAGAGAGTCTATGACCAGCCTAAGAGCAGAGAGAGACGCACTGAAGAAAGAACTAGAAACAAAAAACAGTGATATTCTTGAGAAAAACAAGACCATAACACAGGTGAAAAAGATCGGACGGCGCTACAAGACCCAGTATGAAGAGCTAAAAGTCCAGCATGATAAGGTGAGTCTGCAGTTTGTAGCATTGCTTTTCATTTTGTAAACGGCTTTGATAATACCTTTTATGCATTCCAGCTGGTAGAGGAAACGTCCGCTAAAACACAAGGTGAAACAAGCCAAGTGGAGCAGCAGGAGCTCACTAAAAGTCAAGAGGAAATCACGAAGGTCAAAGAGGAGCTGACCGCATTGAAACAAGCGATGCAGGAAGTAAGGAACATTTTTAGCTCCTACATATGTGAAGTGTGGCGGTGTCAGTACAATTGGTTTACTTTCTTCAGGCCAAAAACTCTGAGCAGGAGCTTCAGAATGCCCAGAAGGAAAACCAGCAAACCAAGGAGAAGTTACAGGAGATCCAAAACCAACTGACACTGAACCAGAATCAGCTAACACAGGTATTCTAAGCAGAAGTCAAAGTGGGTGGGATCTAGATCAGTCCTTAAACCACCATTTACACTTTTTAATCTATGATTTCTGAGAAATAGTTTGAATtcattatcaggtttttttttttgttattctaGGTTCAAGCCCAGTTGTCCCAAACACAGACACAATTACAGCAGAGTCAGAAAGAGCTTCAACAAGCAAAGACCCACACACAACAGGTAACAGGCACAGTGCTTCCCTAGAACACTGCTCATCACATTTTCTCCAAACTAATTGTTTTAGGATTGTTGGCATACCAACACGGTTTACATTTCATCATTTTGATTGATCCCAAAATAAATTCACACTCATCATCCTAACCTGTCTAAATTACAGATGCAAAACCAACTGAAATCATCTCAGTGTCAGTCGCAAGCCCGTCAGAACCAGATTCAACAAATGCAGAAGGAGCTACAGCAGGCTAAAGAGTCTCAAAAGCAAAACCTTACAAATCAGAAAAAACTACAAGACTCCCACCAACAGGAGATTAACAATCTTAAAACTTCATTGAGCAAAGCAGAGGGTCAGGTGAGTCACAGTGGTTTCCTTTTGGTACCAGGTCGCACAGATATCTTTGAACTATAGAtatatttgaaatatatttatttaaaaaaaacaaaaacaacagcatTTTGTATCTGCTTGCTTCATTATAGCTGTCTGAGCTCAAAGGCCAGATGGACACTCGGCATAAGGTAaggaatataataaatataataaacaaCAACAGTGAACTGTACATAAAATGCAGAATATACATTCAAGAAATAATTTTGATTGTCAGATGACGTCTGCTCAAGAAGCCGAAAATAAACGCCTTCAAGAACAGCTACAGGAACTAAACCAAGCTAATGAAGCTCTCAGGGCTGCACAGACTAACCAGAACCAGAACCTGTCCATCCAAGCCGGTGATGATAATACTGCAACGGATGCAAATCAGCAATTAAAAGAGGAACTTGCAAAACTCAGACAGGAGGTACAGTTTTGACTGCAGTTTAAAGATGTCAACTCAATTGTTACTTGGCAAATGTCATTAAATAATCTGTAAATTCTTTTTCTGTGCTTAAAAAAACCATATCCACTGAAATACCGAGTCTTTAGTAATTATAGTAAGTCATTGTAATGCTTTCTTCCAGCTGTCTGAGACCAAGAGCAAGGAGGAGCAGCTCAGACAACAGATGGCtgacaaagaggagaagactAAGAAGGCCTTCGTCGGAGCCAAGACTAAAATTAACCAGCTAAATAGTAGGTTCCACTTGTGACTGTACTCCGCTATAATATgtcaaaatatgtttttacTCATGGTGCGTTTTATTCAGCTGCAAAAGAGAATCTGAGCAAGGAGGTGGAAGAGCTCAAGCAGTGTAAGGAGGAACTAGAAGTAAGGATGAATGCCATGAAGTCACAGTATGAAGGAAGACTTCTTCGGCTTGACCGGGAACTGAGGGAAACTCACACTGAGCCCAGAGAGGAATCCCAGGACCAGAGTGGGTCTAAGGTTAGCGCCACAGTCTTGGTATCACATACAAATAGAATTATGAAAACTAGCAATTATCACATATGCTTCATCAGGTCTTGATTTGTCATTTAATGTTGCTTCTGTGCTTAGGTGGGTGATCAGAACAGATCTGTAGACCAAAGACAGATCTCTTTGAAGAGTCCAGCCCAGGACAGGAGCAGGTCAGTGAAAAActagtgggtttttttttcagcttgacAAATATATTACCTTTCAGAACCTCCAGGGTCAAATGAAATCATAGTGTCCTAATAAAACCTTTGAATTACCTTCTGTTTATCCAGCAGTTCAAACCTGTCTGAACCACCAACGGCCAATATCCGACCCACTCCAAGTACTCCTCCTAGCAACAAACCGACACCTTCCCCTGGCAGCAAGTCAACACCCCGTGCCAGCATCCGACCTATGGTTACCCCAGGAGCTGTACCCATGCCAACACCCACTGCCACTGTCATGCCAACCACACAGACTGAAAGCCAAGAGGGTAAGAAAAAAGTCATCGAGTTCCTTGGACCTGTAACAAGGCTGATGGAATAACTACAAGGGTCAGGGCTAAAGTATGTCAATGGTTCTGATTGTAGTGTTGATGACTACAGGAGCTGCTGGCCACACTGTCATCTCCAGTCTTAATACACCCACAACCATAACTCAACCAACCAGCACGCAGGCAACAGCATTtgtccagcccactcagcagcagGCCGCTTCTCAAGATGTCGGCAGCAGTATAGATGCAGAGCGACCATCGACATCCTTTGCTGTCATTGGAGCATGTAAGCAGCAGTGTGGTATCTTCGAGCCGAGCAAATGATCTATCAAACCATCCATAACGGTGTGAAATGGTACTGTGTTTGACTTTAGCGAGTTCAAAGCGAAATAGAGAAGATGAGATTGAGGAAGAGGAGATGAGACCAGAGAGTTCTCACGCCCCTTCAACGGCCAAAAAACTCAGATTGAGACAAATGATTGCCCTCCAGGTAAAGAAGTGTCTTCAAATCCTTCTTTAGTTTCTTTGGCTTGATTTGCTGaccaaatgatttttttgtacGATTTGACTTTATTCACTGCAATTAAAATGTCACAGATGGAAGGTGATGAGGTAGAAGATCTAAGGGATGAAGGCCAAAGACAAGATTCGCCTGACAATAGTCAGGTCGGTTTACAGTGTTTTTCGATACTGAATTCTGTGTCAGACACTAACAATTCAGGGGAAATTCAGAGTTCCAGAATTTTGTGCCCTGAAATTAACCATACATCATCTGTGTTTGGTGCGTAGGAGCTTCCAGAAGATTTTTCTGCTATCCCCGAAGATGATGACATGGAGGAGGAAGGGATGTCTCAGTCTGTCCCTTCAGATCGGACGTCCCCTCAGGGGTCAGGTCTGACTCGTGAAGTTATTGTTATCGACACAGACAGCGAAAGCCGTGAGAGTAGAGGAGAGAAACCAGAGACCACaggtgaagaagaggaggaggaagaggagggtgatgaagaagaggaggaggaggtgcacctcttttttctttttgtcaaaaTATGAGCTGTCTGTTCTTTAAGCACTACTTTACCTTCCAAGGTGGAGGGGgctgaggacgaggaggaggatgacgatgacgaggaggatgatggtgatgatgcaaGTAACCTTGCTATGAAGGAAGGTGAGGAGAGCAATGAGGAAGATGGGGATGCTGAAGAGGCGGGACAGCAGCCATCCGTTCCCACAAGTGCTGATGACAATGACTCGCTGTGTCCCCCTGAGCCGTCCCACACCAGTGAGCATCATCAAAAAGACATTTTAGTAGTTTATTTAATTTCTTTGTCCCTGCCCTTATATATGCTAATGAGAAGCTCTcctctcctccaggtgaagccagCAGCAACGAGTCGGAAGCCCAAAGAGAGGCCATCCACACCCACCCAACTCCCTCGCCTTCCTCTTCTTCACTTACACTCCGCCTACCCCAACCTCGAAGGCCCCCGCACTCCCTCCCACCACGGCTCTACATTCAACCGCCAGCTTCAGAGCTAGGCCCACCCCATGCACAGGTAAACACTTGCCTAACCAGTTATAAACCAGAAATGAACGTCATCACAGCCAAATGTCACCTGGTAAGGCCTGCCGCACATAGAGGAACACGGCCAACACAACTAAACTGTCTCGTTATGAGTAAGGGGGTACTTGTGCTATGATGAAAGGGTTCAATAACTAGTAGGTAACAAAAACACCAACATCCAACATGATCGTTTCTTTCATGTTTGTGCATCTCTGTGTGTTATCCAGAGACAGACCTCTCAACTCCGACGTCCATCAGTAGGTCGAGGACCACAGCTGACGCCAGGAATAGGAAGTATGGTGAGGTGTTGTCTTTCTTGCTCTATAAAACTTTTTGATGTGATATCTGTCTAAGCTTGCTTGATGATTTTAATGAGACTAAATGATTTTAAAGACTGTTGGTTACATAAATCAAGTCATGTATTTCATGTGATGTTCTGAGCTGATTCTTTTCAATTATGGTTCAAATTTTTGTATTCCAGCAACATTTTTTTGACGACGATGACAGGATGGTTCCAAGTACTCCTACTCTGGTTGTCCCGCACCGTACTGATGGCTTTGCTGAAGCTATACAGTAAGGAGAATTTTTTCTTGATTTCTTGCTGGAAAAACTTTTTGATACCAGAGCATCACAATGTTGCAGCTCCAATTCACCACACATGTCTGTGTGTCACCTCAGTTCTCCTCAGGTGGCTGGTCTGTCCACCAGGTTTAGATTTGGACCTCCTGAAGATCTGCTCCCTCAGGCTTCAGCGTCACACTCGGACCTGGGACAGCTAGCCTCTCAAGGAGGTACGGCACAGCAAATACTTGTACTTAGTTTGGTCATAATTACAGGGAATGTTTGTATGTAACTTCCTGTTTCTGAATTTGgtaaatttaatattttttcacaaatctatACTATTGGTCCACACGTTTGTgcaatgttttctgaaatgatcgaaTGTTGAAAATGAATTTTACAAACAAGTCAACTGATTTGGGACAGAGCAAGGAAATCTGCTACTGTGTGATTAGGTCTGGGCATGTACGAGTCTCCACTATTCTTGCCTGCTCACGACGAGGATGGAGGAGGACGAAGTGTCCCCACAACACCTCTGCAAGTGGCTGCACCAGGTGAGGGACTCGTGCAGTCATTTGTAATTgtgtctccaaaaaaaaaaaaaaaaattgcttgacATTGTGTCTTCACGTTGTTCGACAGTGACGGTCTTCACGGAGTCTCTGCCTTCAGACAGTGGCGACAATATGGCATCTCAATCTGTTCCGATGGTAACTGCTTCTACTGGGATGTCCACACCAGGCGATGATGTAGATGAGGTCTTCATGGAACAAGAAGAAGGGTGAGCTTCACTTTTCAGAAATGTCCGAGTTGATGACTCAGTGTGCTTTGTATCAATGGTTCTTATCTCCTTGTATTTTAGTCAAACTGCTGAGGTTTCTTTGGACAGCCACACTGACATAGAGACTGCGGGACAGCAGAGTGAAGATGCATCACTTCCATCCACCAGTCAAGACCCTGATTCCTCTACAATTTTCAACCCATTGTGCAGTAAGATATAGCATTACTCTCGTCCTCCTAAAATTGATCATTACTAAACAGGAAGTGGTGAAGGTGAGCGTTCAGTCAGAGGTCATGGACACCTTCCTGTCTCACCCTCTCCTCTGTTTGCAGACACCAGCAGCAGCGTCACTCAGAGGCGCACTGTGACCAGTCAACATGTGATGAGCAGAACCAGAGGGAGGGGTGAAGGACGCATGCTGATAAGCCGCAGAGGTcagaaaatcaaattaaatagaTTAATAGGTGTTTGTTTTAACAGTAACTTGCACTAAACATTTTGAGAAATGTATACTGCTTCTATGCTCTAAAACCATTCCCCCCTTGTTTCAGGGGCCACTGGACGATCAAGAGGTGGAATGGGCAGAGGTAGTGCCATCTAAATAGCAATTCACTGTTCCCAAAACACGACATGGATCAAAACACAAATCCATAATGATAGACCATTTGTTCTTGAGTTTGTTGCACTCTAGAGGTTCACAAAAACACAAGATCAGGGTTTGACTTGGTTAGTGTACAGTTAATGGTCATGTTATTTTGTTCGGATCAGTGtcagtggttttgtgtgtgtgggttcaATGACTTTTAAGTCATGCTgtatttgtcttattttttcAACAATACCATGTTCTTATAATAAAGTTAATAAAGTTGATAGCAAGAACTGTTGTTGGTGTgagtaatgttttatttttaaggtACAGATGTGATTTAGCTATTTGAATCAAATGTCCTTGGTCGTCATGACAACGGAAGCTTTACTcagttggtatttttttttttatataattttttcCCGCTGTATGAGCCAtaactctttaaaaaaaaccaaAGATGGTTACATACGATAATGATAGGTAAGCAGAATTTAAAGAGTTGAAtgacattatagaaaatcccttTAAATGGGAACTTTCGTGGTCGGAACGAAATATGCATGTGTATAGTACCCGGATAGTTGTCTTGGACGGACGAACCTCCTCGGCGCTAGCAAGCTTTTTCCATCAGAAGTGTTTTACCTTTTAATGGTATAATTTTAGtcacaaaaaaagtgaaatggtAGAAGTGACGCTTTAGTACGCATCGTCTGGTGTTACCTCGTAAGGTATGTCGATTTAGTTCTTAATTTTCTTTAATTTTACTCGAATGCGTGAGCCAGGGTAACACAAATACCCccctaaaaagaaaaagttaAGGATATGTAATTATTGTAATCTCAGGATGAACTTAAAATGTTCAGCCAGTGAACTTAATTTGACCTTTTCCAAAAATTCGTATGCACATGTCCCAATGTTTACTTACGGTCACTTACAGCAGACAGGACAACTTATTTACTGCCATCTCTGTGTTAGTCATGCTCCTGGTCGTTCCTGGTGTTTTTATTGGAACGGCGGCTGACCTTAATGA is a genomic window containing:
- the LOC125984671 gene encoding nucleoprotein TPR isoform X2, with protein sequence MAAVLLQALERAELNKLPKGVQNKLEKFVMELQNENEALKTQQDRVIADCEQQYFDTERKLREGQELVVTATKDLQTLGEENKKLNEELSALKGIDGDTPEDKTQQQSKSKYEIEAENRELARLLEKRTQEVENLTEDVKRLNEKLLETDKVKLELQLKLDERHSSETSVQHREKRMEQEKELLEKKNEWLSAELKTKTEELLSSNRETGKEILELRGSLKTKTEQVTSLESQLSSLKQSGENQHKRAEDLNNKLKRAKDELTVMEEKYRNELNAHVKLSSLYKGVAADLETKNQELSRAVEELSKMVKNTAEDNKRLENKVAETEERNTRLEAELQEKIKKMEKEMENSMLKASGKKCCVPSLTEEQLDSMCPTAAAIAAIVQPGMKFFDLYNAYSECQTELQLEKQETARLNKTLDDILREVESKALVLRRQKEEYETMQGSVASLWNKVEQARTEIYSLQKEKDETKQRCDELEKDKLRTEKQLDDTSAQVCVLLVELEEIRGNQVTKDEGSTSNISGQVNRPHEIFYRSVEELQMQNRSLLGRLRKSEEENTLQQTHTTSARVLELETSVDKLQKELEQLREQKNQQKQLADSNARQRDMYKALLSQSTGFDLPSQDISHPAPTQPSAPVTRSTPHRAAATAAAESTQTAQAKAALKQLNDSFTLYKKEKAENDKMVNEAHDRLERELTQVRSSNAKLTSQLEFSNKRYEMLQETVTAFRRETTALQDRNQKMSMTVQRHEHIIYTMTQDLRQANEKLALEEVRVENLTKERDMLKQAESRLNREKEAMLAEQRNQNLLLTNLKSIQLTMERTDADIRQRLNSKVENLETELASMKTRLEQEVAQRHTLGRSMDAQLVEAKKQLQTQNTLQQKTREILRNSEKQVAALKAQLSSISSGSVSTPATRAATLRTPVRVRSPVQTSQPGLSELAEVKSNLSAAEEQISKLAEQLKIANATVDQYRAVVLSLEDSLKNEKAQRSPLEMRFKESQDIQKQLENRIIKVEIMNQEAQEEKRKALDALEKQVSDLQRSLKASQADQQEALERATKAVTLEQKATQESLLQTKQAGEAQAKYERELMLHAADVEVLKELKKTLQQEAARKGEMEEQLNKCDSLLQEKTTSWTTLEKQLKDEVASQSRRCEELVHQNALLHQQMDEMAARIREQQPQQELDVSFNEVEQIQEVLRFVRKEKEIALARYEASEGEARRYKQQMEHQNQELKELQEALNAEREKLQNTVKTLAHKETQLKNIANISTLQETIKMLKMEREKLDHELQHAQAKVKKLESNISPLHESLSHLSDRNGSLQADKRLLEEDIKHLKAKVQQLVSQQKDGDAEEKQKLTAEREAQQRRITQLVEETAKLKTELTRSSTSTNSAQSHLKSLRESMTSLRAERDALKKELETKNSDILEKNKTITQVKKIGRRYKTQYEELKVQHDKLVEETSAKTQGETSQVEQQELTKSQEEITKVKEELTALKQAMQEAKNSEQELQNAQKENQQTKEKLQEIQNQLTLNQNQLTQVQAQLSQTQTQLQQSQKELQQAKTHTQQMQNQLKSSQCQSQARQNQIQQMQKELQQAKESQKQNLTNQKKLQDSHQQEINNLKTSLSKAEGQLSELKGQMDTRHKMTSAQEAENKRLQEQLQELNQANEALRAAQTNQNQNLSIQAGDDNTATDANQQLKEELAKLRQELSETKSKEEQLRQQMADKEEKTKKAFVGAKTKINQLNTAKENLSKEVEELKQCKEELEVRMNAMKSQYEGRLLRLDRELRETHTEPREESQDQSGSKVGDQNRSVDQRQISLKSPAQDRSSSNLSEPPTANIRPTPSTPPSNKPTPSPGSKSTPRASIRPMVTPGAVPMPTPTATVMPTTQTESQEVLMTTGAAGHTVISSLNTPTTITQPTSTQATAFVQPTQQQAASQDVGSSIDAERPSTSFAVIGASSSKRNREDEIEEEEMRPESSHAPSTAKKLRLRQMIALQMEGDEVEDLRDEGQRQDSPDNSQELPEDFSAIPEDDDMEEEGMSQSVPSDRTSPQGSGLTREVIVIDTDSESRESRGEKPETTGEEEEEEEEGDEEEEEEVEGAEDEEEDDDDEEDDGDDASNLAMKEGEESNEEDGDAEEAGQQPSVPTSADDNDSLCPPEPSHTSEASSNESEAQREAIHTHPTPSPSSSSLTLRLPQPRRPPHSLPPRLYIQPPASELGPPHAQRQTSQLRRPSVGRGPQLTPGIGSMQHFFDDDDRMVPSTPTLVVPHRTDGFAEAIHSPQVAGLSTRFRFGPPEDLLPQASASHSDLGQLASQGGLGMYESPLFLPAHDEDGGGRSVPTTPLQVAAPVTVFTESLPSDSGDNMASQSVPMVTASTGMSTPGDDVDEVFMEQEEGQTAEVSLDSHTDIETAGQQSEDASLPSTSQDPDSSTIFNPLCNTSSSVTQRRTVTSQHVMSRTRGRGEGRMLISRRGATGRSRGGMGRGSAI